Below is a window of Streptomyces spongiicola DNA.
GACCGTGTGCGCCTGGTTCTTGCGCGCCTCACGGGCCTTCATGGCCGACTCGTACTTGAACTTCCCGTAGTCCATGAGCTTGCAGACCGGCGGACGGGCGTTGGCCGCCACCTCGACGAGGTCGAGGTCGTACTCCTGCGCAAGCTCCAGGGCCTTGGCAAGCGGGACAATCCCGACCTGCTCGCCGCTGGGACCGACAAGTCGCACCTCGGGAACGCGAATCCGGTCGTTGATGCGGGGCTCGGCGCTGATGGATCCTCCTCGGTAGCACCACGCGGCGGTCTGGCGGACAGCCGCGCAACGTCTGTTTCTGTACGGACCAACCGCACCGGAGCAAGAAAAATGCCCCGACGGGACACAGGCGGGGCTCCTCGCGATACCGGAGCACCGCCGCGTCGACCGCGGGGCGCGTCTCGGACGGCTCCATCGTCCGTACGGAACGATGGGCGCCGCCTGACCGGTGACCCGCCACCCGCGAGGGCGGCCAGGTGGGAGATCGGAGCCTCCACTTGTGGGCCGGGCACAGGCGTGTCCGGCCGGTCGTCACACCAGGCTAGCAGCTCCGGCCCTGAGGGGCGAACCGAGCCGCCGGACGAGCCGCCCGGCGGTGTGCGCGGCTCCGGCGGCGGGGTGTGCGGCTCCGGCGGGGTGCGTGCGTGCCGGGTGGCGTGTCGGCCCCGGGGCCGGGCCGCGCGTGCCGGCCCCGGGGACGGGCCGCACCGCTCCGGTCAGCCGTAGACCGGACCGGTGTACTTCTCGCCCGGGCCCCGGCCCGGCTCGTCGGGGACGACCGAGGCCTCGCGGAAGGCCAGCTGGAGGGACTTCAGGCCGTCCCGCAGCGGTGCCGCGTGGAAGGAGCTGATCTCGGTGGCACCCGCGTCCAGCAGACCGGCGAGCGCGTGGACCAGCTTCCGGGCCTCGTCGAGATCCTTGTGCTCGTCGCCGTCCTCGGTGAGTCCCAGCTTCACCGCGGCGGCGCTCATCAGGTTCACCGCGACCGTGACGATCACCTCGACGGCGGGGACCTCCGCGATGTCGCGGGCCATGGCGTCGAAGTCGGGAGCCTGCTCGCCCGCGGGCTGCTCGGGGGTGGGGGTCGCGTCACTCATGGGGCACACGATATGCGGTGCCCTCCGCCCCGAACCCACGGGGGTTCTCGCCGCACTCCGGCCCGTTCGCGCCGCCCCGTCCCCGTCAGCCCCGCACGTACAGGGGCTCTCCGGGCGGTACCGCCGACACGGGCAGCAGGGCCAGGTCGAGTCCGCGCACCAGCCGGGCCCTGAGCGTCTCGTCCGCCGCCAGCGCGCGGGCCACGCGCTGGGCGGCCCCGGCCGGGGAAGCGCCGGCGTCGAGGACGAGGGCCAGCGTGCCGTCGGCGTCACCGGGGCCGAGATGGGCGCGGAGCACCGCCGGTTCGGCGGCCACCACGGCCCGCACCGCCCCGGCGACGGCAGGGTCGGCCAGCGGGTCGGTGCTGCTGCGCCCCTCGGCGAGGGCCAGCAGCACGGCACCGGTCAGCTCGTACGGCACCGGACCGGCGAGGTCCAGGACCACGGTGTCGGCCTGCTCGTGGGCGGCCGCCCGGAGGGCCTGGTACAGCGGCACGGCGACGGGCCGGGCCTGCGGATCCCACCGGGCCAGCGACGCGGTCGACGTGAACGCGGGCAGCGCGCGGCGGCCGCCCGCCGTCAGGGTGGGCACCGCCATGTCACTGGTCTTCTCCCGGCGCAGGCCCTGCTCGTCCTCCTCGACCTCGCCGAGCACGGCGACGACGGGCACCAGGAGCCGGGCGCCCCTGAGCGCCTCCAGCACGGGCCGCTCCGCGCTCCGGTCCTGCGCCCAGGCGGCGAGTGCCGCGGCCAGGGCCGGGTCGGCGGTGCCGTCGTCGTCGGAGTAGCCGGGGTCGGGGATGTTCTTGAGCGCCACGCTACGAGCCTAGTTCGTCGGCGGCGGTGCCCGGACGCGGGGGCGACACGGGGCGCGGGGCGACACGGGGCGCGGGCGCGAGGGCACGTCGCTGCTCCTGTGCTCGCGTGCGCTCGCGTGCGCGTCATATGTACGAGGAGCCGCAGGCGCGAGGGCACGTGCCGCGGTGCGGGATCATGCCCGGCGGCCCCCGCGCCACAGCACGACCGCCGCGACCAGCAGCAGCGCTCCGAGGCCGCCGGTGACCGGGGCGAGCCAGCCGCCGCGCGACTGCCCCGGGGGGCCTTCCGGGCCGCTGCCGAAATACTGCCCGCGGTGGCCCCGGCCGGACGCGGTCTCCGGGTCGGTGTCGCCCCGGACCGGCCTGCCGCCCTGCTCGATCGCGGCGGCGGGGTCGACGATGCCGTACCCCGTGGAGTCGTCGCGCCCGTTCTTCGGGCCGCCGCGGGCGGTCGCGGCGAGGAGCCGCTTGATCTGGGCGGGGGTGAGCCGCGGGTGCGCGGCGCGGACGAGTGCGACGGCGCCGGAGACGAAGGCGGACGCCGCGCTGGTCCCCCATCCCTCGTAGTACCTGCGGTCCGGGTCGGCGATGACGACATCGACGCCGGGGGCGC
It encodes the following:
- a CDS encoding DUF1844 domain-containing protein, with product MSDATPTPEQPAGEQAPDFDAMARDIAEVPAVEVIVTVAVNLMSAAAVKLGLTEDGDEHKDLDEARKLVHALAGLLDAGATEISSFHAAPLRDGLKSLQLAFREASVVPDEPGRGPGEKYTGPVYG
- a CDS encoding SseB family protein, with translation MALKNIPDPGYSDDDGTADPALAAALAAWAQDRSAERPVLEALRGARLLVPVVAVLGEVEEDEQGLRREKTSDMAVPTLTAGGRRALPAFTSTASLARWDPQARPVAVPLYQALRAAAHEQADTVVLDLAGPVPYELTGAVLLALAEGRSSTDPLADPAVAGAVRAVVAAEPAVLRAHLGPGDADGTLALVLDAGASPAGAAQRVARALAADETLRARLVRGLDLALLPVSAVPPGEPLYVRG